In Lathyrus oleraceus cultivar Zhongwan6 chromosome 2, CAAS_Psat_ZW6_1.0, whole genome shotgun sequence, the DNA window GATTTCAATTGGTTTAGGTTGATTGAAGCAAGGTTCAATTACCAACACGTCTTCGCTTTTTGCAACGCTGGAGATTTGAAGCACTCCCTTATCCATCAAGTTTTGGATATTATCTCATACCATCTGACACCCTCTTGGATGTGTGGCACACTCTTCACAGTTGTCATGATTAACATTGATCAGGCCAACTTCCACCAATCGGGCACGGAATGCTGCCAAAGGAGTCTTAACATCATCCACCTTATCAACCGTAACACCGACAAAGGCGTCTTCGATGGCATTTACCGCAGGATTTCCATGGGGaggaagaggattgttcttcacaTTTGGTCCCATGTCCTTAAAATACAGGATCTTGCTTTCAATTAGTTCACGAACCCTATGCTTCAGAGCGTGACAACCCTCTAGGTCATGCCCGGGGGCACCTTCATGAAAAGGACAATGTGCATTAGGGTTGTACCATGGAGGAAGACGATCAGGTGGAGGTCCCATAGGTCTGGGAACCACCAAACCCTTTTgcaacaaggagggataaagctcagTGTACGACATTGGGATTGGATTGAAGGTCACCCTATCCCCTTGCCTCCTATTCTGGTTTTGAGCATTTTGCCTTGGCGCTTGAGCTCTCGGCTGTTGATAAATAGGAGTTGCTGGTTCTTGTTGATAAGTTGGAGGAGCCGCAACACGTTGTTGAACTGGAGCTGGTCGATAAACTGGAGGCGCTTGATAAGCCTGAGCAGGCTGTTGATTGAATGCAGGCGTCACAACAGCCACGTACGGTTGTGGAGCATACTGGACGGGATACATGGGCTGCTGATAGGGAAAGGGTTGTTGACCATACTGCTGTGGTGAATATTGTTGTGGTCTCCTTCTTGGAGGAGCTCTTCCTTGACCAACGGTCACCGCATttgtttccccttccttctttctgggAAACCCTCCAGAGAACTTCTTTTGATTGGCATTTGAAGTTTCAGCTACAGCCGCCAGTTTGCCATTCCTTACACCATATTCAACGCGAGCTCCTATAGCAACAAGCTCGGAGAATCCCAAGGAAGcacttccaaccatcttctcGTAGAATTGGGGTTGGACAGTGTCGATAAACAGTTCAGCCAATTCCTTTTCAGCCAGAGGTGGTTCAACTTGAgaagccaactccctccatctctgagcatattccttgaaggaCTCGTTGTCATGCTGGAACATGCTTTGCAACTGTcttctgtcaggcgccatgtccatattatatttgtaatGTTTTTTGAACGCGTCTGACAGGTCTTGGAAACACCTGATCCTATTCTGATCCAGACTCAAATACCACTTGGAAGGAGCCCCACTCAAGCTATCTTGAAAGCAATGGATCATCAACTTGTCGTCCTCCACGTGTGCAACCATTTTTCGGTAATACATGATAAGATAGCTCTTTGGACAAGTATGCCCCTTGTATTTGTCGAAGTCTGGAGTTTTGAATTTGGCCGGAATCACCAACCCGGAGACAAGACACATCTCTTTGGCGGCAGATCCAAAGACATGGTCCCCTTCCAAATCTCGGAACTTCTTCTCAAGGAGCTGCATGTTCTCCTTTACTTCTATGAAATCCTCAAACCTTACTTCGTCACCAGCAACGGTTAAGTCGACAATCTGATATATGTGATTTTGATCTTCATAGTGAGGAATATGCCTAGCATAGGCAGCTGGTGGAACCACAGTATGGATGACTGGACGTGCGTCGGTGTAAACCTGTAATGGCACGACTTGTTGGATAGATTGCCCCATGTCGTGCACTACCTCCGCTCAGGGGACGAAGTCATAAGGTAGCCCATATGGAGGAAGGGTTGAGGGTAATGTCCTCTGAGGTTGGACTTCCACTGCTGGGCCCGTGGTCTCTGAAATCACGATCGCTTGCGGAACCTCAAACCTGAAGGTTAACGCTTGTAGCATTTCTCGCATCTGGGACATGTCTCCCTTGATTTCGTCCAATTCAGCTCTAATTCGGGAACTCTCTTGCTCTTGTTCAGCCATTCTCTGTCTTGCTCGGGCGTGAGTATTGTATTGGTGTTGAAAATTTagcgtgaaactggaggaagaaagggcGGAGTAAGACTCTATTTGGAAAATGCATGATACATGTATGGATGCAtcttgtttgcaaaactcttggttagttccagtcattcatttcaaaaattccACAACACTTGTTTGCAAATATAATAAGGAAATGAAACACAATAAAAATGAATCTCAAAAGCGAATTTTCATTAATCTCATAGCAAAGTTCAAATACAAATAACGTGCTTATGGCTTATGGGCTTTCCGAACCGTAGCAAGGTCGGTAGTCAGCCCTTCTAGCATTGCcttacaaaacttaatgaaattaaaGACTTGATGCTGGGTGTTCTCTGGACAGATGCACCAATCAGCTTCTTGCAGTTTCTCAGGTAGCTCTCGCATGACAGAATTCGCAAATCCGGACAGCCTCAGAAATTTACCCTTCCACTCAGTGTAAAGCCCTTGGAGGTCTTGAATGATGCGCAAGTCTTTAGCCTTGGTCACCTCTATGTCCCTGtagaggtttctccaatatctGCATTCACCTAGCAATATCATATAGGCAGCATCCTGATCCCCACCTTCAAGTGCCTGGATTCTAGCATCGGCTCGTTCCAAATGATATTTCAGCCGTGTGCAAACTCTTTCTGACTCTTCAGTCCTCAGCTTCTCGCGTTCCAGAGTATCCTTGTATTTCTGAATGGTATTCTCTAGTTCACGAGTACGAATCTCAGAAATCAGTCGCGCTTCCCTTTTTATTTCAAGGGTCAATTCCAGAGTCTTGTTGAGTTTTTGAATTCGGAGTAAAGCATTATCCAACTACTCCTCCTTTGACTTGAACACAGATTTAGTGTTGTAGAGCGCTTATCCGAATTTTTCCCTCCTTGCTTCAGACTCCCTAGCTCTTTTGTTGGAGATTTCAAGCTCTTTGTCTTTCTTTTATTGACCGTCTTTCAAGTTCCCATTCTCTATCGAGACTCAGCCGAGCTTAACTCTCAAGTCAGCATTCTCCAACTCCAACTCCTTGATACGGGTATTGAGCTTCTCTacatcttcaggtaatatgggTTCTGGCTCAGGAACCGAAGgatagatagaaggatcaaatggaaAAGGGAGTTTAACCATCTGAACCCTCTCTCTAACCCAACAAGTATAAGGCTCTTGAGCGATGACATTTCTCTTACCCAACTCCTTACCCTTTTTGATAACTGCTTGCCAAGACCTCTTGGTCTTTTTCACCATAGGATGATCTGCTTCAGCACTGTGTAAGATGAAAGGCTCTAAAGCTTCAGCTTTTGGAGGGCCATTCATAGGGTAACCATGTTGCCTCAGAGATAACAcggggttatagttgatgcaacccttggttcctatcaaAGGTACATTGGGGAAGTCTCCAATGCTGACAATAACATCCTCGGTTTCCCAATCCCTGATATACCACTTAACATGATTGGAGGTGAGGGAAGCTAACTTCTAGGAAGGCTTGAGTTCCTCTAAGACAAAAGGGCCTTATTCGGGAATATGGGATCTAAACTAGACATGCAACAATTGTGCAGAACATAAGATGgttcctcccttcttctcatgacGATCGTGGAGAGCATAGTGGAGGTCTGCCAGGAGGAACGGTACAGGGTTACCAGAGAGGAAGATTCTCACTGCCAGGTGgtccacaaaatggtcaatatttgggaagagaactatcccatataccaacacgACTAACACAACATAGAAGGCTTCCCAATTCCCTTCTTTTTTCATCTTCTTAGCttgatcttccaagaacttcctagaaaaaCCATTGAAAGCTCCCTTCACATCCCAATTATCTACTACTTCAGAAACTTTCAGACCCAAAGCTAAAGCTATCCTCTTGGGAGGAATATCTTCATCGAACTTAGGAAATGGATTATGATCCCTCAGATTCCGGCCTACAATCCTCTCAACTTCTTCCAAGGTAGGAGCCAATTGGAAGTCAGAAAACGTGAAacaacgtagaggtggatcatagaactgagcaatagTCACTGCGGTCATCATGTTCATCTTCTCATTTAGGATGTCCAGAATTCTTCCATAGTCTTGTACAAAGCTATTGAGTTTGATTGGTGTTACTTTGGCACTCAACTTTTGTAGGCTGGCAAGGTCCacgttcttgtatttgaactgaaaagtgcTTCTTCTCTCAGGATTCATTTTGCTAACAAGTATTGGATTCCTGAAACAATGCGAAACAAACTAAGAGTTTTACTTTTTTTGCgtatgcaatgaatggatggatACAATGTTTTTTTTTGGGTACAGGTTCAAAGGTCcgaggtatggataaatttgattgctttccaaaacggggttctcaccgggtatgatttagggctttgttacaaaggatccccagagtcattgatccacaagaatgtttgacgcttacgaaaaatactttccggtcgtcaactccatcaagggaatctattctgggtgaggttctcgtaccgactcttacgaagtattcacctcgggagtctgcactacgcaaccatcgacttGGTTCTAGACggggtactcagagtcatggattcaaaagactgtttgacgcttacaaaaaatactttccgatcgtcaactccatctagagaatctattctgggcgaggttctcgtatcgattcttacgaattattcacctcgggaatccatactacgcaaccatcatttctagttggccaaaggtttaatgttctaaaaggttcttagagtcatggacccctttgaaacatcgaagcttacgaggtatacacctcgggcgacaatatttaCAAAAGGATCaactctaagtgaggttctcgtaccgactcttacaaagtattcacctcgggagtctgtactactcaaccatcatcCTATCTTATGTCTTTTCACTCTAGACTtgggtgtagagtctttcccacatggtttgcaatcaaatatccaagtacccaacacattggaaccaatatacaacaaatatatcaatataagaataaagataataaaagcgataaataaagaaaagccacacaattaaacaaccaaaggcacacaaacgtcctaactaggcttgactcacttagggaaagaccgtccccagtagagtcgccatcTATCGTACCTCGGGAAATAGGAATACGAactagcgaagcgcaatcgcacgctcgcaatgatggactgaacagagtcgtcaccgaactttatttattcctaaaaaggaaagggaaaatatcaataaaacccaagacgaaacgacaatgattatggtcgtcgcaaccaaattagggttcgggagtcgattacgcaaggggaaggtattagcacccctcacgtccgttgtactcaatgggaaccattaggttagttgtgtgcattagtgttagttgaaatgttaggcttttcaatttattaggtgggaaagaaagaatagaaaagaggagaatgtttttggagtttttgacgaaggactaaacctaagttttttattagtgggcctgacaagatttacaaatcttgctcctacgtatctcaacagagaaatcaaggcttacgtagttctgggtagaaaaatgtttgtttgttggtcgattttagcgaaagctactttgtgtcaaatcgacgaaaacattgttggactacccaaaacaggtggagaaacattgccttgcattgttttgaaacaaagtacctttcgtttgagaaaaggtttgaagTGTCAATCGCACGATGGCGAGAAAAGGTTTAAGAGtcaatcgcacgacggcgagaaaataaattgattggtttgatgtgttttgagtaatggcgagaacttggatgggcgagacatccatctcgaatcctagtctcaggagtgcgtggtatccactacattccatttccatcttatttgcaaaaagtgtttaataaggattaagtgttttgaatttg includes these proteins:
- the LOC127122845 gene encoding uncharacterized protein LOC127122845 translates to MGQSIQQVVPLQVYTDARPVIHTVVPPAAYARHIPHYEDQNHIYQIVDLTVAGDEVRFEDFIEVKENMQLLEKKFRDLEGDHVFGSAAKEMCLVSGLVIPAKFKTPDFDKYKGHTCPKSYLIMYYRKMVAHVEDDKLMIHCFQDSLSGAPSKWYLSLDQNRIRCFQDLSDAFKKHYKYNMDMAPDRRQLQSMFQHDNESFKEYAQRWRELASQVEPPLAEKELAELFIDTVQPQFYEKMVGSASLGFSELVAIGARVEYGVRNGKLAAVAETSNANQKKFSGGFPRKKEGETNAVTVGQGRAPPRRRPQQYSPQQYGQQPFPYQQPMYPVQYAPQPYVAVVTPAFNQQPAQAYQAPPVYRPAPVQQRVAAPPTYQQEPATPIYQQPRAQAPRQNAQNQNRRQGDRVTFNPIPMSYTELYPSLLQKGLVVPRPMGPPPDRLPPWYNPNAHCPFHEGAPGHDLEGCHALKHRVRELIESKILYFKDMGPNVKNNPLPPHGNPAVNAIEDAFVGVTVDKVDDVKTPLAAFRARLVEVGLINVNHDNCEECATHPRGCQMV